From one Streptomyces chromofuscus genomic stretch:
- a CDS encoding amino acid permease, with product MSSTLFRTKKVEQSILDTEEPEHALRKSLSALDLTVFGVGVIIGTGIFVLTGAVAKNNAGPAVALAFVVSGVVCALAALCYAEFASTVPVAGSAYTFSYASLGELPAWIIGWDLVLEFALGTAVVAVGWSGYIASLLDNAGWQLPEALGTREGADGFGFDILAAALVLVLTAILVVGMKLSARVTSVVVAIKVTVVLVVIIAGAFFITAGNYDPFVPEPQPVEAGRSLDAPLIQLMFGWAPSNFGVMGIFTAASVVFFAFIGFDIVATAAEETKNPQRDMPRGILGSLLICTVLYVLVSIVVTGMQHYSELSVDAPLADAFKATGHPWFAGFISFGAAVGLTTVCMILLLGQTRVFFAMSRDGLLPRFFSRVHPRFKTPHRPTILLGVLIAVLAGFTPLQELAALVNIGTLFAFVIVAISVIILRRTRPDLHRAFRTPWVPVLPIVSVLASLWLMLNLPAETWVRFAVWMAIGIVVYFLYGRSHSRLGRQQETTVKDVTRPHRGDNG from the coding sequence GTGAGCAGCACCCTCTTTCGAACGAAGAAGGTCGAGCAGTCCATCCTCGACACCGAGGAGCCCGAGCACGCGCTCAGGAAATCCCTGTCCGCCCTCGACCTGACGGTCTTCGGCGTCGGTGTGATCATCGGCACCGGCATCTTCGTGCTCACCGGCGCGGTCGCGAAGAACAACGCCGGACCGGCCGTGGCACTGGCCTTCGTGGTCTCCGGCGTCGTCTGCGCCCTCGCCGCGCTGTGCTACGCCGAGTTCGCCTCGACCGTCCCCGTGGCCGGCTCCGCGTACACCTTCTCGTACGCCTCCCTGGGCGAGCTGCCCGCCTGGATCATCGGCTGGGACCTCGTCCTGGAGTTCGCGCTCGGCACGGCGGTGGTGGCCGTCGGCTGGTCGGGGTACATCGCCTCGCTGCTGGACAACGCGGGCTGGCAACTGCCCGAGGCCCTCGGGACCCGCGAGGGCGCCGACGGCTTCGGCTTCGACATCCTCGCCGCCGCCCTGGTGCTGGTGCTCACCGCCATCCTCGTGGTCGGCATGAAGCTTTCCGCGCGGGTCACCTCCGTCGTCGTCGCCATCAAGGTGACCGTCGTCCTCGTCGTGATCATCGCGGGCGCCTTCTTCATCACCGCCGGCAACTACGACCCGTTCGTCCCCGAACCGCAACCGGTGGAGGCGGGCCGGAGTCTGGACGCGCCGCTCATCCAGCTGATGTTCGGCTGGGCGCCGTCCAACTTCGGCGTGATGGGCATCTTCACCGCCGCCTCGGTCGTGTTCTTCGCCTTCATCGGCTTCGACATCGTGGCCACCGCCGCCGAGGAGACCAAGAACCCGCAGCGCGACATGCCCCGCGGCATCCTCGGCTCGCTGTTGATCTGCACCGTGCTCTACGTCCTCGTGTCGATCGTCGTCACCGGCATGCAGCACTACAGCGAACTGTCCGTGGACGCCCCGCTCGCCGACGCGTTCAAGGCCACCGGGCACCCCTGGTTCGCGGGCTTCATCAGCTTCGGCGCCGCCGTCGGCCTGACCACCGTCTGCATGATCCTGCTGCTCGGCCAGACCCGCGTCTTCTTCGCGATGAGCCGCGACGGGCTGCTGCCGCGCTTCTTCTCCCGCGTCCACCCGCGGTTCAAGACCCCGCACCGGCCGACCATCCTGCTCGGCGTGCTCATCGCCGTCCTCGCGGGTTTCACGCCCCTTCAGGAACTCGCCGCGCTGGTCAACATCGGCACCCTGTTCGCCTTCGTGATCGTCGCCATCAGCGTGATCATCCTGCGCCGCACCCGGCCCGACCTGCACCGCGCCTTCCGCACCCCCTGGGTGCCCGTGCTGCCGATCGTGTCCGTCCTGGCCTCGCTGTGGCTGATGCTGAACCTGCCCGCGGAGACCTGGGTCCGCTTCGCCGTCTGGATGGCCATCGGCATCGTCGTCTACTTCCTCTACGGCCGCTCCCACAGCCGCCTCGGCCGTCAGCAGGAGACCACGGTCAAGGATGTCACCCGCCCCCACCGCGGCGACAACGGGTGA
- a CDS encoding ArnT family glycosyltransferase, with protein sequence MRAEPFAPPRSVVAPGTAHGYWTRLLPLLAALACLTRVPSFVRPLWNPDEGYLAVQARILAHGGELYETVVDRKPPLVPWLYEGAFALAGSESLVSVRVLAVLAHLLTAVLLASLARRRWGDRAGRTAGVLYLLVSVGLNPEDAQAAGFEVFMLPCTAAAMWCADRRRWGAAGVAVAGAFLAKQTGAAVLLPVIWLYVRTGGGSRGGLLRLAAGAVVPVLCAALVTDPAGFLFWTVTGSAAYASFTGSELHVLGRALANTALLAVGCAGLLPPVVRALRVGRGGAGELWLWSAASAGAVVAGFHFFGHYYLQLLPPLALLATAALRVLPREHLVTAVLTSALCCGLFVAWGLFAPRPELAHAQRLAEATARRTGPDDRVLVWGMHPETYWLADRTPASRYLTAGLLTNYSGGRNGPQVGEKYGVRGAWPTFRTELAAHAPALIVDDSRGKPFAPERVPSLRKMLMAEYEVVGEVDGAVLYARVVGGAGRP encoded by the coding sequence ATGCGCGCCGAGCCCTTCGCCCCACCACGTTCCGTAGTCGCACCGGGGACGGCGCACGGCTACTGGACCCGGCTGCTGCCCCTGCTGGCCGCCCTGGCCTGCCTCACCCGCGTCCCCTCCTTCGTCCGCCCGTTGTGGAACCCCGACGAGGGCTACCTCGCCGTACAGGCGCGCATACTGGCGCACGGCGGGGAGCTCTACGAGACGGTCGTGGACCGCAAGCCGCCGCTGGTGCCGTGGCTGTACGAGGGGGCGTTCGCCCTGGCCGGGTCCGAGTCGCTCGTCTCCGTGCGGGTGCTTGCGGTGCTCGCGCACCTGCTCACCGCGGTCCTGCTCGCCTCGCTCGCACGGCGCCGGTGGGGCGACCGCGCGGGCCGCACCGCCGGGGTGCTGTACCTGCTGGTGTCCGTCGGGCTCAACCCCGAGGACGCGCAGGCCGCCGGCTTCGAGGTGTTCATGCTGCCGTGCACGGCCGCCGCGATGTGGTGCGCGGACCGGCGGCGCTGGGGCGCGGCGGGCGTGGCCGTCGCCGGGGCCTTCCTCGCCAAGCAGACCGGGGCGGCCGTACTGCTGCCGGTGATCTGGCTGTACGTCCGTACCGGCGGCGGCTCGCGGGGCGGGCTGCTGCGGCTCGCGGCGGGGGCCGTCGTGCCGGTGCTGTGCGCGGCGCTGGTCACGGACCCGGCGGGCTTCCTGTTCTGGACGGTGACCGGATCGGCCGCGTACGCCTCCTTCACCGGCTCCGAACTCCACGTCCTGGGCCGTGCGCTGGCCAACACCGCGCTCCTCGCGGTCGGCTGCGCGGGGCTGCTGCCGCCGGTGGTGCGGGCGCTGCGCGTCGGCCGCGGCGGGGCGGGGGAGTTGTGGCTGTGGTCGGCCGCGTCGGCCGGGGCGGTGGTGGCCGGCTTCCACTTCTTCGGCCACTACTACCTGCAACTCCTGCCGCCACTGGCGCTCTTGGCGACGGCGGCCTTACGGGTCCTGCCGCGCGAGCACCTGGTGACCGCCGTGCTCACCTCGGCCCTGTGCTGCGGCCTCTTCGTCGCCTGGGGACTGTTCGCCCCACGTCCCGAACTCGCCCACGCCCAGCGCCTGGCGGAGGCCACGGCCCGCCGCACCGGTCCGGACGACCGGGTCCTCGTCTGGGGCATGCACCCGGAGACGTACTGGCTCGCCGACCGCACCCCGGCCAGCCGCTACCTCACCGCCGGCCTCCTCACCAACTACAGCGGCGGACGCAACGGCCCCCAGGTCGGCGAGAAGTACGGCGTCAGGGGCGCCTGGCCGACCTTCCGCACGGAACTCGCCGCCCACGCCCCGGCCCTGATCGTGGACGACTCCCGCGGCAAGCCGTTCGCACCGGAGCGGGTGCCGAGTCTGCGCAAGATGCTGATGGCGGAGTACGAGGTGGTGGGGGAGGTGGACGGCGCGGTGCTGTACGCCAGGGTGGTCGGCGGTGCAGGCCGGCCTTAG
- a CDS encoding PIN domain-containing protein, with product MTAPLLVIVDAANVVGSVPDGWWRDRHGAAERLRDLLAADGLPGHAGPVDIVLVVEGAARGVESVPGVRVDAAPGSGDDRMVELVGEAGDRPCLVVTADRELRRRVTELGAEVAGPRTVRR from the coding sequence ATGACTGCCCCGCTCCTGGTCATCGTCGACGCCGCCAACGTGGTCGGATCGGTGCCCGACGGCTGGTGGCGCGACCGGCACGGCGCGGCCGAGCGCCTGCGCGACCTGCTGGCGGCGGACGGACTGCCGGGGCACGCGGGGCCGGTGGACATCGTCCTGGTGGTGGAGGGCGCGGCCCGCGGGGTCGAGTCCGTGCCGGGCGTACGCGTGGACGCGGCACCCGGCAGCGGCGACGACCGCATGGTGGAACTGGTCGGCGAGGCGGGCGACCGCCCCTGCCTGGTGGTCACGGCCGACCGCGAACTCAGGCGCCGGGTGACGGAACTCGGCGCGGAGGTGGCGGGGCCGCGGACGGTACGCCGCTGA
- a CDS encoding LCP family protein, which yields MTHAPTTTGPRGSRRAPSGRRAARPTSRRRHVWRWVLLGLVVVVLAAGGTGYWLYRDLDGNIEGVDLDRALGDDRPEKLPTSGQNLLVLGSDSRSGANSGLGGGEVSGARSDTALVLHIPEGRREAVAVSIPRDTLVTRPECTGRDGSALPSAQRVMFNSVYAQGGPACVVKTVEEMSGVRMDHFVEIDFAGFKGLVDAIGGVPVTVEKDIHDSASGLDLSAGTHRLDGTQALQFVRTRHGVGDGSDLGRIGLQQQFLVALLSEIKKQDLLGSPTKTYRIADTLTESLTTDSGLASLTALAEFGRSMNGVDPSTMETIMLPVRYDTQDPNRVVAAQPQADRLWKAVREDEEIPESAKKSPAAGG from the coding sequence ATGACCCACGCCCCGACCACGACGGGCCCCCGCGGATCGAGGCGCGCGCCGTCGGGTCGCCGCGCCGCGCGACCGACCAGCAGACGCCGCCACGTGTGGCGCTGGGTCCTGCTCGGCCTGGTCGTCGTCGTGCTGGCCGCGGGCGGCACCGGCTACTGGCTCTACCGCGACCTCGACGGCAACATCGAGGGCGTCGACCTCGACCGGGCCCTCGGCGACGACCGGCCCGAGAAGCTGCCCACGTCGGGGCAGAACCTGCTGGTGCTGGGCTCCGACTCCCGCTCGGGCGCCAACTCCGGGCTGGGCGGCGGCGAGGTCTCCGGCGCCCGCTCCGACACCGCGCTGGTGCTGCACATACCCGAGGGCCGGCGGGAGGCGGTCGCCGTCAGCATCCCCCGTGACACGCTCGTCACCCGGCCCGAGTGCACCGGCAGGGACGGCTCCGCGCTGCCCTCGGCGCAGCGCGTAATGTTCAACTCCGTGTACGCGCAGGGTGGTCCGGCCTGCGTGGTGAAGACGGTCGAGGAGATGTCGGGCGTCCGCATGGACCACTTCGTGGAGATCGACTTCGCGGGCTTCAAGGGGCTGGTGGACGCGATCGGCGGTGTGCCGGTCACCGTGGAGAAGGACATCCACGACAGCGCCAGCGGACTCGACCTGAGCGCGGGCACACACCGGCTGGACGGCACGCAGGCCCTGCAGTTCGTCCGGACCCGGCACGGCGTCGGCGACGGCAGCGACCTCGGGCGGATCGGGCTCCAGCAGCAGTTCCTGGTCGCGCTGCTCTCCGAGATCAAGAAGCAGGACCTGCTGGGCAGCCCCACCAAGACGTACCGCATCGCCGACACGCTGACCGAGTCCCTCACCACCGACTCGGGTCTCGCCTCCCTCACCGCGCTCGCCGAGTTCGGCCGCAGCATGAACGGTGTCGACCCGTCGACCATGGAGACGATCATGCTGCCGGTACGGTACGACACCCAGGACCCCAACCGGGTGGTCGCGGCCCAGCCGCAGGCGGACCGGCTGTGGAAGGCCGTGCGCGAGGACGAGGAGATCCCGGAGTCCGCGAAGAAGTCACCCGCCGCCGGGGGGTGA
- a CDS encoding stealth family protein: MTAVSEHAVQQVPGAGGGRVPSGPAAAPRPAEPSATTLTAEHGDVYVEPGLTPLGAREANRSALAALLDTAGIAHFAVRGTSDHGTVVAVAEEDRERVLAAVFRGLSQYPGHLGVVDPDAPRPARPVSSRDPRAWREVSAARVLQASWSRTDPDRHLLLGHEYGCAIEFWQRHGTHLVAPRANRATWAVAAEGGNVLGAARLFSRFVSDWTPRHLAPALATRPEFLVHCADDIAFPVDAVYTWVDGNDPAWQRRKAQAKGEVYHAESASDARFISRDELRYSVRSLHLFAPWIRNVHIVTDDQVPEWLVEGLPGCRIATHREIFRNPDDLPTFNSHSIESQLHHIDGLAEHFLYFNDDMFIGRPVAPHAFFTPSGTARYFPSRNRIPQGPVAPTDSPVDAACKNNRALLEERFGRVITQPMEHIPYALRRSAMEDAERDFPEAWARTSASRFRAMTDLSPTSSFALYYAALTGRAQPGSMPFTYLQLAVPDLADRLGRLLDGRDQDSFCLNDAFSTPEDIEAQQELLDGFLNAYFPTPSPYER; this comes from the coding sequence GTGACCGCCGTCTCCGAACACGCCGTCCAGCAGGTTCCCGGCGCGGGCGGCGGCCGTGTGCCGTCCGGGCCCGCCGCGGCACCGCGCCCGGCCGAGCCCTCCGCCACCACGCTCACCGCGGAGCACGGCGACGTCTACGTCGAGCCGGGCCTGACCCCGCTGGGCGCCCGTGAGGCCAACCGCTCCGCGCTCGCCGCGCTCCTGGACACCGCCGGCATCGCTCACTTCGCGGTGCGCGGGACCTCCGACCACGGCACGGTCGTCGCCGTCGCCGAGGAGGACCGCGAGCGGGTCCTGGCCGCGGTGTTCCGCGGGCTGAGCCAGTACCCGGGCCACCTCGGGGTCGTCGACCCGGACGCGCCCCGGCCCGCCCGGCCGGTGTCCTCCCGCGACCCCAGGGCCTGGCGCGAGGTGTCCGCCGCGCGCGTGCTCCAGGCCAGCTGGTCCCGCACCGACCCCGACCGCCATCTGCTGCTCGGTCACGAGTACGGCTGCGCGATCGAGTTCTGGCAGCGGCACGGCACCCACCTGGTCGCGCCCCGCGCCAACCGCGCGACCTGGGCGGTCGCCGCCGAAGGCGGCAACGTCCTGGGCGCCGCCCGGCTGTTCAGCCGGTTCGTGTCGGACTGGACCCCGCGCCACCTGGCGCCCGCGCTGGCCACCCGCCCCGAGTTCCTGGTGCACTGCGCTGACGACATCGCCTTCCCCGTCGACGCCGTCTACACCTGGGTCGACGGCAACGACCCCGCGTGGCAGCGGCGCAAGGCGCAGGCCAAGGGCGAGGTCTACCACGCCGAGTCGGCCAGCGACGCCCGCTTCATCAGCCGGGACGAACTGCGCTACTCGGTGCGCTCGCTGCATCTGTTCGCGCCCTGGATCCGCAACGTCCACATCGTCACCGACGACCAGGTCCCGGAGTGGCTCGTCGAGGGTCTGCCAGGGTGCCGCATCGCCACGCACCGCGAGATCTTCCGCAACCCGGACGACCTGCCGACGTTCAACTCGCACTCGATCGAGAGCCAGCTGCACCACATCGACGGGCTCGCCGAGCACTTCCTGTACTTCAACGACGACATGTTCATCGGGCGCCCGGTGGCCCCGCACGCCTTCTTCACCCCCAGTGGGACGGCCCGGTACTTCCCCTCCCGCAACCGCATCCCGCAAGGCCCGGTGGCACCCACCGACAGCCCCGTCGACGCGGCCTGCAAGAACAACCGGGCGCTCCTGGAGGAACGTTTCGGCAGGGTGATCACCCAGCCCATGGAGCACATCCCGTACGCCCTGCGCCGCTCGGCGATGGAGGACGCCGAGCGGGACTTCCCCGAGGCCTGGGCGCGCACCTCGGCCAGCCGGTTCCGGGCGATGACCGACCTGTCGCCCACCTCGTCGTTCGCGCTCTACTACGCGGCGCTCACCGGCCGGGCCCAGCCGGGCTCGATGCCCTTCACCTACCTCCAGCTCGCCGTCCCCGACCTCGCCGACCGGCTCGGACGGCTGCTCGACGGGCGGGACCAGGACTCCTTCTGCCTCAACGACGCCTTCTCCACACCGGAGGACATCGAGGCGCAGCAGGAGTTGCTGGACGGTTTCCTCAACGCCTACTTCCCGACGCCGAGTCCGTACGAGCGGTGA